The following are encoded together in the Streptomyces flavofungini genome:
- the fabG gene encoding 3-oxoacyl-[acyl-carrier-protein] reductase: protein MSRSVLVTGGNRGIGLAIARAFADAGDKVAITYRSGEPPKDLTAAGVLAVKCDITDAEMVEQAYKEIEEKHGAVEVLVANAGITKDQLLMRMSEEDFTSVLDTNLTGTFRVVKRANRGMLRARKGRVVLISSVVGLYGGPGQANYAASKAGLVGFARSLARELGSRNLTFNVVAPGFVDTDMTQVLTDEQRANIVAQVPLGRYAKPEEIAATVKFLASDDASYITGAVIPVDGGLGMGH, encoded by the coding sequence TTGAGCCGCTCGGTTCTCGTCACTGGAGGAAACCGGGGCATCGGCCTCGCCATCGCCCGCGCGTTCGCCGACGCAGGCGACAAGGTCGCGATCACCTACCGCTCGGGTGAGCCGCCCAAGGACCTCACCGCGGCCGGTGTCCTCGCCGTCAAGTGCGACATCACCGACGCCGAGATGGTGGAGCAGGCCTACAAGGAGATCGAGGAGAAGCACGGAGCCGTCGAGGTCCTGGTCGCCAACGCGGGCATCACCAAGGACCAGCTCCTGATGCGCATGTCCGAGGAGGACTTCACCTCCGTCCTCGACACCAACCTCACCGGCACCTTCCGCGTCGTGAAGCGGGCCAACCGCGGCATGCTGCGCGCCCGCAAGGGCCGTGTCGTCCTCATTTCCTCGGTGGTCGGCCTCTACGGAGGCCCCGGGCAGGCCAACTACGCCGCCTCCAAGGCGGGCCTGGTCGGCTTCGCGCGTTCCCTCGCCCGGGAGCTCGGGTCGCGCAACCTCACCTTCAACGTCGTCGCGCCCGGTTTTGTCGACACGGACATGACCCAGGTGCTGACGGACGAGCAGCGCGCGAACATCGTGGCGCAGGTGCCGCTCGGCCGTTACGCCAAGCCCGAGGAGATCGCCGCGACGGTGAAGTTCCTCGCGTCGGACGACGCCTCGTACATCACTGGAGCCGTCATCCCGGTTGACGGCGGATTGGGCATGGGTCACTGA
- a CDS encoding TldD/PmbA family protein produces MSRTTKPHEIVERALELSTADGCVVIADEESTANLRWAGNALTTNGVTRGRTLTVIATVDGKEGTASGVVSRSAVTAADLEPLVRAAEAAARTGGPAEDAQPLVAGAPASPDFTDAPAETSSAVFGDFAPALGEAFARARAGGRELYGFANHELTSTYLGTSTGLRLRHDQPSGTLELNAKSPDRTRSAWAGRATRDFKDVDPGTLDEELARRLAWAERRVELPAGRYETLLPPTAVADLLIYQLWSSAGRDAAEGRTVFSKPGGGTRVGERISELPLTLRSDPNEPGLESSPFVLAHASGDDASVFDNGLPLRPTEWLRGGELAHLTTTRHSAALTGLPVAPVIDNLILDGGSDRSLDDMVAATERGLLLTCLWYIREVDPATLLLTGLTRDGVYLVENGEVVGEVNNFRFNESPVDLLSRAGEAGRTEKTLPREWGDWFTRAAMPALRVPDFNMSSVSQGV; encoded by the coding sequence ATGAGCCGCACCACCAAGCCGCACGAGATCGTCGAGCGTGCCCTGGAGCTGTCCACCGCCGACGGCTGCGTGGTGATCGCCGACGAGGAGTCGACGGCGAACCTGCGCTGGGCGGGCAACGCGCTCACCACCAACGGCGTCACCCGCGGCCGCACCCTCACCGTCATCGCCACGGTCGACGGCAAGGAGGGCACCGCCTCCGGTGTGGTCTCGCGGTCCGCGGTGACCGCCGCCGACCTGGAGCCGCTGGTGCGGGCCGCCGAGGCCGCGGCGCGCACGGGCGGGCCCGCGGAGGACGCGCAGCCGCTGGTGGCCGGCGCCCCGGCGTCGCCCGACTTCACGGACGCGCCCGCGGAGACGTCCTCGGCGGTCTTCGGGGACTTCGCGCCCGCGCTCGGCGAGGCGTTCGCCCGTGCCCGGGCGGGCGGCCGCGAGCTGTACGGCTTCGCCAACCACGAGCTGACCTCCACCTACCTCGGCACGTCGACGGGGCTGCGGCTGCGCCACGACCAGCCGAGCGGCACCCTGGAGCTGAACGCGAAGTCCCCGGACCGCACCCGCTCGGCGTGGGCGGGGCGGGCCACCCGCGACTTCAAGGACGTCGACCCGGGCACCCTGGACGAGGAGCTCGCCCGGCGCCTGGCCTGGGCGGAACGGCGGGTGGAGCTGCCCGCGGGGCGGTACGAGACGCTGCTCCCGCCGACCGCCGTCGCGGACCTGCTGATCTACCAGCTGTGGTCGTCGGCGGGGCGGGACGCGGCGGAGGGCCGCACGGTGTTCTCCAAGCCGGGCGGCGGCACCCGGGTCGGCGAGCGGATCTCGGAGCTGCCGCTGACGCTGCGCAGCGACCCGAACGAGCCGGGTCTGGAGTCGTCGCCGTTCGTCCTCGCGCACGCCTCCGGCGACGACGCGTCGGTGTTCGACAACGGACTGCCGCTGCGGCCCACCGAGTGGCTGCGCGGGGGCGAGCTCGCCCACCTCACGACGACCCGGCACAGCGCCGCGCTGACGGGCCTGCCGGTCGCCCCGGTGATCGACAACCTGATCCTCGACGGCGGCTCGGACCGCTCCCTGGACGACATGGTCGCGGCCACCGAGCGGGGCCTGCTCCTGACCTGCCTGTGGTACATCCGCGAGGTGGATCCGGCGACGCTGCTGCTCACGGGCCTGACCAGGGACGGCGTGTACCTGGTCGAGAACGGCGAGGTGGTGGGCGAGGTGAACAACTTCCGCTTCAACGAGTCGCCGGTGGACCTGCTGTCGCGGGCCGGTGAGGCGGGCCGTACGGAGAAGACGCTGCCGCGCGAGTGGGGCGACTGGTTCACCCGGGCCGCGATGCCCGCGCTGCGGGTCCCCGATTTCAATATGAGTTCCGTCAGCCAGGGCGTATAA
- a CDS encoding solute symporter family protein, which produces MSTLQLHSAQSTVLAANEASEHRPLIITLFAVFVVATLIITVWAGRQTKSAADFYAGGRQFTGFQNGLAVSGDYMSAASFLGIAGAIALFGYDGFLYSIGFLVAWLVALLLVAEPLRNSGRYTMGDVLAYRMRQRPVRTAAGTSTIVVSIFYLLAQMAGAGVLVSLLLGITSDGGKVAIVALVGVLMIVYVTIGGMKGTTWVQMVKAVLLIAGALLLTFLVLLKFDFNVSDLLGSAAENSGKGAPFLEPGLKYGATATSKLDFISLGIALVLGTAGLPHILIRFYTVPTAKAARKSVNWAIGIIGAFYLMTIALGFGAAALISPKEITDSNPAGNTAAPLLALHLGGVDSNWGAILLATISAVAFATILAVVAGLTLASSSSFAHDIYANVIKKGKASEKEEVKAARWATVFIGLVSIGLGALARDLNVAGLVALAFAVAASANLPTILYSLFWKRFTTQGALWSIYGGLTTAVVLVLFSPVVSGNEKTSMFKGVDFHWFPLENPGLISIPVGFLLGWLGTILSKEEPDKEKYAELEVRSLTGTGAH; this is translated from the coding sequence GTGAGCACCCTTCAGCTCCACTCGGCGCAGAGCACCGTGCTGGCCGCGAACGAGGCCAGCGAGCACCGGCCGCTGATCATCACACTGTTTGCGGTCTTCGTCGTCGCCACCCTCATCATCACCGTGTGGGCGGGCCGGCAGACCAAGAGCGCCGCCGACTTCTACGCGGGCGGACGGCAGTTCACCGGCTTCCAGAACGGCCTCGCCGTCTCCGGCGACTACATGTCCGCCGCGTCCTTCCTCGGCATCGCGGGCGCCATCGCCCTGTTCGGCTACGACGGCTTCCTGTACTCCATCGGCTTCCTGGTCGCCTGGCTGGTGGCCCTGCTCCTGGTCGCGGAGCCGCTGCGCAACTCCGGGCGCTACACCATGGGCGACGTCCTCGCGTACCGCATGCGCCAGCGCCCCGTGCGCACCGCCGCGGGCACCTCCACCATCGTCGTCTCGATCTTCTACCTGCTCGCGCAGATGGCGGGCGCGGGCGTCCTGGTCTCGCTGCTCCTCGGCATCACCAGCGACGGCGGCAAGGTCGCCATCGTGGCGCTCGTCGGCGTCCTGATGATCGTGTACGTCACCATCGGCGGCATGAAGGGCACCACCTGGGTGCAGATGGTCAAGGCCGTCCTGCTGATCGCGGGCGCGCTCCTGCTGACCTTCCTGGTGCTGCTCAAGTTCGACTTCAACGTCTCCGACCTGCTCGGCAGCGCCGCGGAGAACAGCGGCAAGGGCGCGCCGTTCCTGGAGCCAGGACTGAAGTACGGCGCGACGGCGACGTCCAAGCTGGACTTCATCTCGCTCGGCATCGCCCTGGTGCTCGGCACCGCGGGCCTGCCGCACATCCTCATCCGCTTCTACACGGTGCCGACGGCCAAGGCCGCCCGGAAGTCCGTGAACTGGGCCATCGGCATCATCGGTGCCTTCTACCTGATGACGATCGCGCTCGGCTTCGGCGCCGCCGCGCTGATCTCGCCGAAGGAGATCACCGACTCCAACCCGGCCGGCAATACCGCGGCTCCCCTGCTCGCCCTCCATCTAGGGGGAGTGGACTCCAACTGGGGCGCCATCCTGCTCGCGACGATCTCCGCCGTCGCGTTCGCCACGATCCTCGCGGTCGTCGCGGGCCTCACCCTCGCCTCGTCCTCGTCGTTCGCGCACGACATCTACGCCAACGTCATCAAGAAGGGCAAGGCGAGCGAGAAGGAGGAGGTCAAGGCCGCCCGCTGGGCGACCGTCTTCATCGGCCTCGTCTCCATCGGCCTCGGCGCCCTCGCCCGCGACCTGAACGTGGCGGGCCTGGTGGCCCTCGCCTTCGCCGTGGCCGCGTCCGCGAACCTGCCGACGATCCTCTACAGCCTCTTCTGGAAGCGGTTCACCACCCAGGGCGCCCTGTGGTCGATCTACGGCGGCCTCACCACCGCCGTCGTCCTGGTGCTGTTCTCGCCCGTCGTCTCCGGGAACGAGAAGACGTCCATGTTCAAGGGCGTCGACTTCCACTGGTTCCCGCTGGAGAACCCGGGCCTGATCTCCATCCCGGTCGGCTTCCTGCTCGGCTGGCTCGGCACGATCCTGTCGAAGGAGGAGCCCGACAAGGAGAAGTACGCGGAGCTGGAGGTCAGGTCCCTGACCGGCACCGGCGCCCACTGA
- the moaA gene encoding GTP 3',8-cyclase MoaA produces the protein MLIDTYGRVATDLRVSLTDRCNLRCTYCMPEEGLQWLAKPDLLTDDEIVRLIRIAVTHLGIEEVRFTGGEPLLRPGLVGIVERCAALEPRPRMSLTTNGIGLKRTAKALKEAGLDRVNVSLDTLRPDVFKTLTRRDRHRDVLDGLEAAREAGLTPVKVNSVLMPGLNDDEAPDLLAWAVANDYELRFIEQMPLDAQHGWKREGMITAGDILASLRTRFTLTEEGSEKRGSAPAERWVVDGGPHRVGVIASVTRPFCSACDRTRLTADGQVRTCLFATEETDLRAALRAAPEGTAGDGADDGSDEEIARIWRLAMWGKKAGSGLDDPSFLQPDRPMSAIGG, from the coding sequence GTGCTCATTGACACGTATGGCCGAGTGGCCACCGATCTGCGGGTGTCGCTGACCGACCGCTGCAATCTGCGGTGCACGTACTGCATGCCCGAGGAGGGCCTGCAGTGGCTGGCCAAGCCGGACCTGCTCACGGACGACGAGATCGTCCGCCTCATCCGCATAGCCGTCACGCACCTCGGCATCGAGGAAGTCCGCTTCACCGGCGGCGAGCCGCTGCTGCGCCCCGGCCTCGTCGGCATCGTCGAGCGCTGCGCAGCCCTGGAGCCGCGCCCCAGGATGTCCCTCACGACGAACGGCATCGGCCTCAAGCGCACCGCCAAGGCCCTGAAGGAAGCGGGCCTGGACCGGGTCAACGTCTCCCTGGACACCCTGCGCCCGGACGTCTTCAAGACCCTCACCCGCCGCGACCGCCACCGCGACGTCCTCGACGGCCTCGAAGCCGCCCGCGAAGCGGGCCTCACCCCGGTCAAGGTCAACTCAGTCCTGATGCCGGGCCTGAACGACGACGAGGCCCCCGACCTGCTCGCCTGGGCCGTGGCGAACGACTACGAACTGCGCTTCATCGAGCAGATGCCCCTGGACGCCCAGCACGGCTGGAAGCGCGAGGGCATGATCACGGCCGGTGACATCCTGGCCTCGCTGCGCACCCGCTTCACCCTCACGGAGGAGGGCTCCGAGAAGCGCGGCTCCGCCCCGGCCGAGCGCTGGGTCGTCGACGGCGGACCGCACCGCGTCGGGGTGATCGCCTCCGTCACGCGCCCGTTCTGTTCCGCCTGCGACCGCACCCGGCTCACGGCCGACGGCCAGGTGCGCACCTGCCTGTTCGCCACCGAGGAGACCGACCTGCGCGCGGCGCTGCGGGCGGCGCCCGAGGGCACGGCCGGAGACGGCGCCGACGACGGCTCGGACGAGGAGATCGCCCGGATCTGGCGGCTCGCGATGTGGGGCAAGAAGGCGGGCTCCGGCCTCGACGACCCGTCGTTCCTCCAGCCCGACCGCCCGATGTCGGCGATCGGCGGCTGA
- a CDS encoding DUF3099 domain-containing protein, producing the protein MRKQSSAQVFRITGARQGLAEDIRGRQRRYVISMSVRTVSVIAAAALWNVERHVALVALVLGVLLPYVAVVIANAGRENTPSLPSTFVPAPSRPMLPPMATRERAAEPAPEDVTGVTREGAKARSGEQS; encoded by the coding sequence ATGCGGAAGCAGAGCAGCGCCCAGGTCTTCCGGATCACAGGGGCCCGGCAGGGCCTCGCGGAGGACATCCGGGGCCGGCAGCGGCGGTACGTGATCTCGATGTCGGTCCGTACTGTTTCAGTCATTGCCGCCGCGGCGCTCTGGAACGTCGAGCGGCACGTCGCTCTGGTCGCGCTGGTACTCGGAGTGCTCCTTCCGTACGTCGCCGTGGTGATCGCCAACGCCGGCCGCGAGAACACTCCGTCGCTGCCGTCAACCTTCGTACCGGCACCGTCGCGCCCGATGCTGCCGCCGATGGCGACCCGCGAACGGGCCGCGGAACCCGCCCCGGAAGATGTGACCGGGGTCACGCGCGAGGGCGCGAAGGCGCGGTCGGGCGAACAGAGTTGA
- a CDS encoding DUF485 domain-containing protein — MATDAPPPSKGDSEPTAVPPSTEEFVAVQQSAEFAELRTAYRSFAFPLTIAFIAWYLVYVLLSNYAGDFMGTKVIGNINVALVLGLAQFLTTFLIAWWYSRHAAAKLDPKADAIKSRMEGGA; from the coding sequence GTGGCCACCGACGCGCCGCCACCATCGAAGGGCGACTCAGAACCCACCGCCGTCCCGCCCTCCACGGAGGAGTTCGTCGCGGTGCAGCAGAGCGCGGAGTTCGCCGAACTGCGCACCGCGTACCGCTCGTTCGCGTTCCCGCTGACCATCGCGTTCATCGCCTGGTATCTCGTGTACGTCCTGCTCTCGAACTACGCGGGCGACTTCATGGGCACCAAGGTGATCGGCAACATCAACGTGGCCCTCGTCCTCGGCCTCGCCCAGTTCCTGACCACGTTCCTGATCGCCTGGTGGTACTCCCGCCACGCCGCGGCCAAGCTCGACCCCAAGGCTGACGCCATCAAGTCCCGGATGGAGGGCGGCGCGTGA
- the fabI gene encoding enoyl-ACP reductase FabI, with protein MSGILDGKRILVTGVLTEGSIAFHAAKVAQEQGAEVVLTGFGRVTLVERIAKRLPKPTTVIEMDVTDQEHLDSLAAKVNEYFGDDEGIDGVVHSIAFGPQGAFNFLEADWADVSTALQVSAYSLKSLTMALLPLMEKRGGGSVVGITFDGSIAWPKYDWMGVAKAALESTGRYLARDLGGRNVRVNMVSAGPIKSMAAKSIPGFEELADVWNHRAPIGWDLTDPEPAGRGVVGLLSDFFPKTTGEVVHVDGGVHMMGA; from the coding sequence ATGAGCGGAATTCTCGACGGCAAGCGCATCCTCGTCACGGGCGTCCTCACGGAGGGCTCCATCGCCTTCCACGCGGCCAAGGTCGCCCAGGAGCAGGGCGCCGAGGTCGTCCTCACCGGCTTCGGCCGGGTCACGCTCGTGGAGCGCATCGCCAAGCGGCTGCCCAAGCCCACCACGGTCATCGAGATGGACGTGACCGACCAGGAGCACCTGGACTCGCTGGCCGCCAAGGTCAACGAGTACTTCGGTGACGACGAGGGCATCGACGGCGTCGTCCACTCGATCGCCTTCGGCCCGCAGGGCGCCTTCAACTTCCTGGAGGCGGACTGGGCGGACGTCTCGACAGCCCTCCAGGTCTCGGCGTACTCCCTGAAGTCGCTCACCATGGCGCTGCTCCCGCTGATGGAGAAGCGCGGCGGCGGCTCGGTCGTCGGCATCACCTTCGACGGCTCCATCGCCTGGCCGAAGTACGACTGGATGGGCGTCGCCAAGGCCGCCCTGGAGTCCACCGGGCGCTACCTGGCGCGTGACCTCGGCGGCCGCAACGTCCGCGTCAACATGGTCTCGGCGGGCCCGATCAAGTCCATGGCCGCCAAGTCCATCCCGGGCTTCGAGGAGCTCGCGGACGTGTGGAACCACCGCGCCCCCATCGGCTGGGACCTCACCGACCCGGAGCCCGCGGGCCGCGGCGTCGTCGGCCTCCTGTCGGACTTCTTCCCGAAGACGACGGGCGAGGTCGTGCACGTCGACGGCGGCGTCCACATGATGGGTGCCTGA
- a CDS encoding GlsB/YeaQ/YmgE family stress response membrane protein encodes MGWLWAIIVGFVLGLIAKAILPGKQHSPLWLTTIFGIIGAVLGNWMAAGFGIDETKGIDWGRHALQLVAALVVVGLGDAAYKMIKGGKRTA; translated from the coding sequence ATGGGCTGGTTGTGGGCGATCATCGTGGGATTCGTCCTTGGTCTGATCGCCAAGGCGATCCTGCCGGGCAAGCAGCACAGTCCGCTCTGGCTGACGACCATCTTCGGCATCATCGGCGCCGTACTCGGCAACTGGATGGCCGCCGGCTTCGGCATCGACGAGACCAAGGGCATCGACTGGGGGCGGCACGCGCTCCAGTTGGTCGCCGCGCTCGTGGTGGTGGGCCTCGGCGATGCCGCGTACAAGATGATCAAGGGCGGAAAACGGACGGCCTAA
- a CDS encoding TldD/PmbA family protein — MPHSIDEAFTALPLRALADAALARARALGAEHADFRLERVRSASWRLRDAKPAGSSDTTDLGYAVRVVHDGAWGFASGVDLTMDAAARIASQAVAMAKLSAQVIKAAGSDERVELADEPVHADRTWVSAYEIDPFSVPDDEKTGLLAEWSARLLGADGVAHADASLLTVHENKFYADTAGTVTTQQRVRLHPQLTAVAVDDSSGEFDSMRTLAPPVGRGWEYLTGNTWDWEGELARIPEQLAEKMRAPSVEAGRYDLVVDPSNLWLTIHESIGHATELDRALGYEAAYAGTSFATFDQLGKLAYGSSLMNVTGDRTAEHGLATIGYDDEGVAAQSWDLVKDGTLVGYQLDRRIAKLTGFERSNGCAYADSPGHVPVQRMANVSLQPDPGGLSTEDLISGVDRGIYVVGDRSWSIDMQRYNFQFTGQRFYKIENGRLTGQLRDVAYQATTTDFWGSMTAIGGPQTYVLGGAFNCGKAQPGQVAAVSHGCPSALFSGVNILNTTQEAGR, encoded by the coding sequence GTGCCTCATTCCATCGATGAAGCCTTCACGGCGTTGCCGCTCAGGGCGCTCGCCGACGCCGCGCTCGCCCGCGCGCGGGCGCTGGGCGCCGAACACGCGGACTTCCGGCTCGAGCGGGTGCGCAGCGCGTCCTGGCGGCTGCGGGACGCCAAGCCGGCCGGGTCGTCCGACACCACGGATCTGGGATACGCGGTGCGGGTGGTGCACGACGGGGCCTGGGGGTTCGCCTCGGGGGTCGACCTGACGATGGACGCGGCGGCCCGGATCGCCTCGCAGGCCGTCGCGATGGCGAAGCTCTCGGCGCAGGTGATCAAGGCCGCCGGGTCCGACGAGCGCGTCGAGCTCGCGGACGAGCCGGTGCACGCGGACCGGACCTGGGTGTCCGCGTACGAGATCGACCCCTTCTCCGTACCGGACGACGAGAAGACGGGGCTGCTCGCGGAGTGGAGCGCGCGGCTGCTCGGCGCCGACGGCGTCGCGCACGCGGACGCCTCGCTGCTCACCGTGCACGAGAACAAGTTCTACGCGGACACGGCGGGCACCGTGACCACCCAGCAGCGGGTGCGTCTGCATCCGCAACTGACCGCCGTCGCCGTCGACGACTCCAGCGGCGAGTTCGACTCGATGCGCACCCTCGCCCCGCCGGTCGGCCGCGGCTGGGAGTACCTCACCGGGAACACCTGGGACTGGGAGGGGGAACTCGCCCGGATCCCGGAGCAATTGGCGGAGAAGATGCGGGCGCCGAGCGTCGAGGCGGGCCGCTACGACCTCGTCGTCGACCCCTCGAACCTGTGGCTGACGATCCACGAGTCCATCGGCCACGCCACGGAGCTGGACCGCGCGCTCGGCTACGAGGCGGCGTACGCGGGCACGTCGTTCGCGACCTTCGACCAGCTCGGCAAGCTGGCGTACGGCTCGTCGCTGATGAACGTGACGGGTGACCGCACGGCCGAGCACGGCCTCGCGACCATCGGCTACGACGACGAGGGCGTGGCCGCGCAGTCCTGGGACCTGGTCAAGGACGGCACCCTCGTCGGCTACCAGCTGGACCGGCGGATCGCGAAGCTCACCGGCTTCGAGCGGTCCAACGGCTGCGCGTACGCCGACTCCCCCGGGCACGTCCCGGTGCAGCGCATGGCGAACGTCTCGCTGCAGCCGGACCCCGGCGGGCTGTCCACGGAGGACCTGATCAGCGGGGTCGACCGGGGCATCTATGTGGTCGGCGACCGCTCCTGGTCCATCGACATGCAGCGCTACAACTTCCAGTTCACCGGGCAGCGCTTCTACAAGATCGAGAACGGGCGGCTCACCGGGCAGCTGCGCGACGTCGCCTACCAGGCCACGACCACCGACTTCTGGGGCTCGATGACGGCGATCGGCGGCCCGCAGACGTACGTCCTCGGCGGCGCCTTCAACTGCGGCAAGGCCCAGCCGGGCCAGGTAGCCGCCGTGTCGCACGGCTGCCCCTCCGCCCTCTTCTCGGGCGTCAACATCCTCAACACCACGCAGGAGGCCGGGCGATGA
- the tyrS gene encoding tyrosine--tRNA ligase has product MTDIVDELKWRGLFSQSTDEEALRKALADGPVTFYCGFDPTAASLHVGHLVQVLTVRRLQQAGHRPLALVGGATGQIGDPRPTAERTLNDPETVANWVARLRSQIEPFLSFEGENAAVMVNNLDWTAGMSAIEFLRDIGKHFRVNKMLTKDSVARRLESQEGISYTEFSYQLLQGMDFLELYRRYGCTLQQGGSDQWGNLTAGIDLIHRLEPDATVHALATPLMTKADGTKFGKTEGGAVWLDPAMTTPYAFYQFWLNVDDRDITTYQRILSFKSREELEELERQTEERPQARAAQRALAEELTTLVHGADQCAAVIAASKALFGQGDLADLDEATLAAALSELPHIQVAELGPVVDLFAEVGLVASKSAARRTVKEGGAYVNNAKVAAEDAVADRADLLHGRWLVLRRGKKNLAAVEVTG; this is encoded by the coding sequence GTGACGGACATCGTCGACGAGCTGAAGTGGCGGGGACTGTTTTCCCAGTCCACCGACGAAGAGGCACTGCGCAAGGCGCTCGCGGACGGTCCCGTCACGTTCTATTGCGGCTTCGACCCGACGGCGGCGAGCCTGCACGTCGGGCATCTGGTGCAGGTCCTGACCGTGCGCCGCCTGCAGCAGGCGGGCCACCGCCCGCTCGCCCTGGTGGGCGGCGCCACGGGTCAGATCGGCGACCCGCGGCCGACCGCGGAGCGCACCCTGAACGACCCGGAGACGGTCGCGAACTGGGTGGCGCGGCTGCGTTCGCAGATCGAGCCGTTCCTGTCCTTCGAGGGCGAGAACGCCGCGGTCATGGTCAACAACCTGGACTGGACCGCGGGCATGTCCGCGATCGAGTTCCTGCGGGACATCGGCAAGCACTTCCGCGTGAACAAGATGCTCACCAAGGACTCCGTCGCCCGCCGTCTGGAGTCCCAGGAGGGCATCAGCTACACGGAGTTCAGCTACCAGCTGCTCCAGGGCATGGACTTCCTGGAGCTCTACCGCCGCTACGGCTGCACCCTCCAGCAGGGCGGCAGCGACCAGTGGGGCAACCTCACGGCGGGCATCGACCTGATCCACCGCCTGGAGCCGGACGCGACCGTGCACGCGCTCGCGACGCCCCTGATGACCAAGGCGGACGGCACCAAGTTCGGCAAGACCGAGGGCGGCGCCGTCTGGCTCGACCCCGCGATGACCACGCCGTACGCGTTCTACCAGTTCTGGCTGAACGTGGACGACCGGGACATCACGACGTACCAGCGCATCCTCAGCTTCAAGTCCCGCGAGGAACTGGAGGAGCTGGAGCGGCAGACCGAGGAGCGGCCGCAGGCGCGCGCGGCACAGCGCGCGCTCGCCGAGGAGCTGACCACGCTGGTGCACGGCGCCGACCAGTGCGCGGCCGTGATCGCCGCGTCGAAGGCACTGTTCGGCCAGGGTGACCTGGCCGACCTCGACGAGGCGACGCTCGCGGCGGCGCTGTCCGAGCTGCCGCACATCCAGGTCGCCGAGCTCGGCCCGGTCGTGGACCTGTTCGCGGAGGTCGGCCTGGTGGCGAGCAAGTCGGCCGCGCGCCGCACGGTCAAGGAGGGCGGCGCGTACGTGAACAACGCGAAGGTCGCCGCCGAGGACGCCGTGGCGGACCGCGCGGACCTGCTGCACGGGCGCTGGCTCGTGCTGCGCCGCGGCAAGAAGAACCTGGCCGCGGTCGAGGTCACGGGCTGA
- a CDS encoding FadR/GntR family transcriptional regulator produces MPLTTPRRSALSEQVISELRNQISSGEWPVGSRIPTEPELVEQLGVARNTVREAVRALAHNGLLDIRQGSGTYVVATSELAGVMQRRFADASPRHIAELRATLESSAAKLAAERRTERDLRQLDTLLARREEAWASGDAEAFVTADSTLHLAVVAASHNDVMTAMYADLGEVLRDWLREDIGRELTPEAYMDHGRLVEAIRAGDAQAAAAEAASYPYLCRPERFAADA; encoded by the coding sequence ATGCCCCTGACCACGCCTCGCCGCTCGGCGCTCTCCGAGCAGGTCATCTCCGAGCTGCGCAACCAGATCTCGTCCGGCGAGTGGCCGGTGGGCTCCCGCATCCCCACCGAGCCCGAGCTGGTCGAGCAGCTCGGCGTGGCCAGGAACACGGTGCGCGAGGCGGTCCGCGCCCTCGCCCACAACGGCCTGCTCGACATCCGCCAGGGCTCGGGCACCTACGTGGTCGCGACCAGCGAGCTGGCGGGCGTGATGCAGCGCAGGTTCGCCGACGCGAGCCCCCGGCACATCGCGGAGCTGCGCGCCACGCTGGAGTCGAGCGCGGCGAAGCTGGCCGCCGAGCGGCGCACCGAGCGGGATCTGCGGCAGTTGGACACGCTGCTCGCGCGCCGCGAGGAGGCCTGGGCCTCGGGCGACGCCGAGGCGTTCGTGACGGCCGACTCGACGCTGCACCTGGCGGTGGTGGCCGCGTCGCACAACGACGTCATGACGGCCATGTACGCGGACCTCGGCGAGGTGCTGCGGGACTGGCTGCGCGAGGACATCGGCCGGGAGCTGACCCCGGAGGCCTACATGGACCACGGGCGGCTCGTCGAGGCGATCCGGGCGGGGGACGCGCAGGCCGCGGCGGCGGAGGCGGCGAGCTATCCCTACCTGTGCCGCCCGGAGCGCTTCGCGGCCGACGCCTGA